The proteins below come from a single Cryptococcus gattii WM276 chromosome D, complete sequence genomic window:
- a CDS encoding Phospholipid transporter, putative (Similar to TIGR gene model, INSD accession AAW42935.1), whose amino-acid sequence MRLPWIKKNVDLEPKTGDEPHDSNFIEKKLGLSKKGAIFAAGASLFSDGYANASIGPATTIIKSYIYPDLFESRPVNSRLLPAIAFAGIIVGQLSFGWISDKVGRKFGMLLCTGIVFVFSALQAASKGVGGAQGTINALIAYRFLVGIGIGGEYPTGSVAAAENSEDPGIPKARQQRLFVLATNSMIDAAFVISYFVCLVLLWIFGMNHLNAVWRMTLGLGCVPPLFLFYFRLKMKEPESYAKYSMKYTRIPYWLIIKRYWVKLAAVSITWFLYDWITYPFGLYATPITDAADPNGTLYTSIGWGCLINFFYLPGTLFGAFIVDYLGPKYCMIFGLCMQAIFGFVLSGCYNLLTQPHRIAGFAILYGFFLSFGEVGPGNNLGLLASKAIGPTAARGQLYGIAAAVGKVGAFIGTYTFPQIQASFGKHGKYAEDTGVFYLGSALALVSALITLIFIPNIQPDAMHEEDIAFREYLEANGFDTSKMGLRDSVSDIEVGDGNNDEKDNKVSAESVETHALA is encoded by the exons TGACAGCAATTTCATCGAGAAGAAACTGGGGCTGAGCAAGAAGGGAGC CATCTTTGCCGCT GGTgcctctcttttctctgACGG TTACGCCAATGCTTCCATTGGCCCGGCTACTACGATCATCAAATCTTATATCTATCCTGACTTATTTGAGAGCAGACCTGTGAACTCACGACTGCTTCCTGCCATTGCCTTTGCCGGTATTATTGTTGGTCAACTGAGTTTTGGTTGGATCAGTGACAAGGTCGGGCGAAAG TTTGGTATGCTTCTTTGTACTGGTATTGTGTTCGTGTTCTCAGCTTTGCAGGCGGCTTCCAAGGGCGTTGGTGGTGCCCAGGGAACTATCAATGCCCTCAT TGCCTATCGATTTTTAGTCGGCATTGGTATCG GTGGTGAATACCCGACTGGCTCGGTCGCAGCGGCTGAAAATTCTGAAGACCCTGGTATCCCTAAGGCCAGGCAGCAACGACTCTTCGTTCTTG CCACCAATAGCATGATCGACGCGGCGTTCGTCATCTCCTACTTTGTCTGTCTCGTTCTGCTGTGGATCTTTGGGATGAACCATCTCAACGCTGTCTGGCGAATGACTTTGGGTTTGGGTTGCGTACCTCCTCTTTTCTTGTTTTACTTCCGACTAAAAATGAAGGAGCCCGAGTCTTATGCAAAGTACTCTATGAAATACACGAGGATTCC ATACTGGCTCATCATCAAACGTTACTGGGTCAAGCTCGCTGCAGTGTCGATCACGTGGTTCCTTTATGACTGGATCACTTACC CCTTCGGTCTCTATGCCACACCCATAACTGATGCTGCTGACCCGAACGGTACTCTTTATACTTCTATTGGTTGGGGTTGTCTGATCAACTTCTTCTACCTT CCGGGTACCCTCTTTGGTGCTTTCATCGTTGACTATCTCGGTCCCAAGTACTGCATGATTTTTGGCCTGTGCATGCAGGCCATTTTCGGCTTTGTTCTTTCTGGTTGCTACAACTT GCTCACCCAACCTCATCGCATTGCCGGTTTTGCTATCCTCTACGGGTTTTTCCTGTCTTTTGGT GAAGTTGGCCCCGGTA ACAATCTTGGTCTCCTTGCGAGCAAGGCTATTGGACCTACAGCCGCTCGAGGACAATTGTATGGCATCGCTGCTGCTGTC GGCAAGGTCGGCGCTTTCATCGGTACTTACACTTTCCCTCAGATCCAAGCGAGTTTTGGCAAGCATGGAAAATACGCTGAAGACACTGGCGTTTTCTACCTTGGTTCTGCTTTGGCACTTGTCTCAGCTTTGATTACTTTGATCTTCATTCCCAACATCCAACCTGATGCTATGCATGAAGAAGACATTGCGTTCAGGGAATACCTTGAGGCGAACGGGTTTGACACCTCCAA GATGGGTCTCAGGGACTCTGTATCTGACATCGAGGTTGGTGATGGCAACAATGACGAGAAGGACAACAAGGTTTCTGCTGAAAGTGTTGAGACCCATGCCCTCGCTTGA